Proteins encoded together in one Mugil cephalus isolate CIBA_MC_2020 chromosome 16, CIBA_Mcephalus_1.1, whole genome shotgun sequence window:
- the lrrc20 gene encoding leucine-rich repeat-containing protein 20 isoform X2 gives MLNNYSREMAEAVANVARRVNATVEDGKDSLDLSNCKLISFPDGVFKVLRSVSDNIRVITLADNEMKTISSKLFTTFTQLRELDLRGNVLTKLPDTVGEMEHLISINLANNSFSTFPDKLTEIATLERIDLEGNSITEIPLEKLSAMPALKWLNVKSNPLDSNTQSALQSPHQFDVLSTAES, from the exons GAACAATTACAGCAGAGAAATGGCGGAGGCGGTTGCAAATGTTGCCAGAAGGGTTAATGCCACTGTAGAGGACGGGAAAGATAGTTTGG ACCTGTCAAACTGCAAGCTGATATCTTTCCCGGACGGTGTGTTCAAGGTCTTAAGGAGCGTCTCAGACAACATCCGCGTTATCACATTGGCCGACAATGAGATGAAGACCATCTCTAGCAAGCTCTTTACAACTTTCACTCAGCTCAGAG AGCTGGACCTGCGAGGAAATGTTCTCACTAAGCTGCCCGACACCGTGGGAGAAATGGAGCATTTGATCAGCATCAATCTGGCTAACAACAGCTTCTCCACCTTCCCTGATAAGCTCACAGAAATAGCCACCCTGGAGAGGATTGACCTGGAGGGGAACAGCATTACcg AAATCCCGTTGGAGAAGCTGTCTGCCATGCCGGCGCTCAAGTGGTTAAATGTGAAGTCAAACCCTTTGGACTCAAACACCCAGTCTGCTTTACAGTCCCCACACCAGTTTGACGTTTTGTCAACAGCTGAGTCCTAA
- the lrrc20 gene encoding leucine-rich repeat-containing protein 20 isoform X3, translating to MAEAVANVARRVNATVEDGKDSLDLSNCKLISFPDGVFKVLRSVSDNIRVITLADNEMKTISSKLFTTFTQLRELDLRGNVLTKLPDTVGEMEHLISINLANNSFSTFPDKLTEIATLERIDLEGNSITEIPLEKLSAMPALKWLNVKSNPLDSNTQSALQSPHQFDVLSTAES from the exons ATGGCGGAGGCGGTTGCAAATGTTGCCAGAAGGGTTAATGCCACTGTAGAGGACGGGAAAGATAGTTTGG ACCTGTCAAACTGCAAGCTGATATCTTTCCCGGACGGTGTGTTCAAGGTCTTAAGGAGCGTCTCAGACAACATCCGCGTTATCACATTGGCCGACAATGAGATGAAGACCATCTCTAGCAAGCTCTTTACAACTTTCACTCAGCTCAGAG AGCTGGACCTGCGAGGAAATGTTCTCACTAAGCTGCCCGACACCGTGGGAGAAATGGAGCATTTGATCAGCATCAATCTGGCTAACAACAGCTTCTCCACCTTCCCTGATAAGCTCACAGAAATAGCCACCCTGGAGAGGATTGACCTGGAGGGGAACAGCATTACcg AAATCCCGTTGGAGAAGCTGTCTGCCATGCCGGCGCTCAAGTGGTTAAATGTGAAGTCAAACCCTTTGGACTCAAACACCCAGTCTGCTTTACAGTCCCCACACCAGTTTGACGTTTTGTCAACAGCTGAGTCCTAA
- the lrrc20 gene encoding leucine-rich repeat-containing protein 20 isoform X1, whose protein sequence is MATFVWNNYSREMAEAVANVARRVNATVEDGKDSLDLSNCKLISFPDGVFKVLRSVSDNIRVITLADNEMKTISSKLFTTFTQLRELDLRGNVLTKLPDTVGEMEHLISINLANNSFSTFPDKLTEIATLERIDLEGNSITEIPLEKLSAMPALKWLNVKSNPLDSNTQSALQSPHQFDVLSTAES, encoded by the exons GAACAATTACAGCAGAGAAATGGCGGAGGCGGTTGCAAATGTTGCCAGAAGGGTTAATGCCACTGTAGAGGACGGGAAAGATAGTTTGG ACCTGTCAAACTGCAAGCTGATATCTTTCCCGGACGGTGTGTTCAAGGTCTTAAGGAGCGTCTCAGACAACATCCGCGTTATCACATTGGCCGACAATGAGATGAAGACCATCTCTAGCAAGCTCTTTACAACTTTCACTCAGCTCAGAG AGCTGGACCTGCGAGGAAATGTTCTCACTAAGCTGCCCGACACCGTGGGAGAAATGGAGCATTTGATCAGCATCAATCTGGCTAACAACAGCTTCTCCACCTTCCCTGATAAGCTCACAGAAATAGCCACCCTGGAGAGGATTGACCTGGAGGGGAACAGCATTACcg AAATCCCGTTGGAGAAGCTGTCTGCCATGCCGGCGCTCAAGTGGTTAAATGTGAAGTCAAACCCTTTGGACTCAAACACCCAGTCTGCTTTACAGTCCCCACACCAGTTTGACGTTTTGTCAACAGCTGAGTCCTAA